The DNA window GCTCCGCCGAGGAGGGCCAGGAGCCGGAACCGGTACAGGCCGACGACGCCGACGATGAGGAGCAGCACGAAGGTGATGATCGTGCTCTCGAAGAAGTACGGACTCGCCTGGGCGAAGATCGTCCCGGCGAACTGGTAGCCGACGAAGGTGACGAACATGACCCCCAGGAAACCGACGACGATGGTTGCGACGGCGGCGGCGGCGGATGCGATGAGTTTGCGGCTCCAGGTGGCAGTCATCCGACAACCGTAGCGGAACGACACAGCGGCGCCGGGCCACGAAGGCCCGACGCCGCTGGGAGATGACCAGGAGCTCGCTCGGATTCCGCCGAGGAGCAGCCGCCGGTCTAGTGGAAGAAGTGACGTTCCCCCGTGAAGTACATGGTCACGCCGGCTGCCTGCGCCGCGGCGATGACCTCCTCGTCACGGACGGAACCGCCCGGCTGCACGACCGCCCGCACACCGGCGTCGAGCAGGACCTGCAGACCGTCGGCGAAGGGGAAGAAGGCGTCCGACGCGGCGACGGAACCCGCTGCGCGGTCACCCGCCCGGCTCACGGCGAGGTGGCAGGAGTCGACGCGGTTGACCTGGCCCATACCCACGCCGACACTCGCGCTGCCCTTGGCGAGCAGGATGCCGTTCGACTTCACCGAACGGCACGCCTTCCAGGCGAAGATGAGGTCGAGCAGGGTGTCGTCGTCCGCCGGTTCACCCGTGACGAGCGTCCAGCCCTTGGCGGTGTCCTGGGGGTCGTCGGCGAAGCGATCGGCGTCCTGGTACAGCAGGCCGCCGGAGATCTGACGGACCTCGTGCGCTTCACGCGTGAACCCGTCGGGCAGCTGCAGCAGACGCAGGTTCTTCTTCGTCTTCAACACCTCGAGCGCGGCGTCCTCGAAACCGGGGGCGACGAGTACCTCGGTGAAGATCTCCTTCACCGTCTCGGCCATGCCGAGCGTGACGACACGGTTGGCGGCGATGACCCCGCCGAACGCCGACACCGGGTCGCACTCGTGTGCGCGACGATGGGCGGACGCGATCGGGTCGGGCGCCTTCGGGTTCGCGAACGCGATCCCGCAGGGGTTGGCGTGCTTGATGATGGCGACGGCCGGGTTGGCGAAGTCGTACGCGGCGCGGACCGCAGCGTCGGCGTCGACGTAGTTGTTGTACGACATCTCCTTGCCGTGCAGCTGCGTGGCCTGGGCGATGCCCGCGCCGCCGGGACGGACGTAGAGGGCCGCGGCCTGGTGCGAGTTCTCGCCGTAGCGCAGCACCGTCTCGCGACGACCGGTGACGGTCAGGGTGCTCGGGAAGGCCTCGCCCTCGGTCGTCCCCGTGCTCGCGAACCAGGCCGAGACCGCTGCGTCGTAGGAGGCAGTGTGCTCGAAGGCCTCAGCGGCGAGGGAGCGTCGCTGCGCCAGCGTCGTCCCGCCGGCTCCGACCGCGTCGACGATCAGTCCGTACCGTTCGGGCGAGACCACGATGGCGACGTTCGCGTGGTTCTTCGCCGACGCGCGCACCATCGCCGGTCCGCCGATGTCGATCTGCTCGACGACGTCGTCGCCGACCGCGCCGCTCGCGACGGTCTCGACGAAGGGGTACAGGTTCACGACGACGAGCTGGAACGCCTCGATGCCGAGTTCCGCCAGCTGGGCCTCGTGGGACTCGAGCCGCAGGTCGGCGAGCAGGCCGGCGTGCACCGAGGGGTGGAGCGTCTTGACGCGGCCGTCGAGCGACTCGGGGAACCCGGTCACGTCCGAGACGTCGGTCACCTCGTGCCCGGCACTCCGGATGGTGGCAGCCGTCGACCCGGTCGAGACGATCTCCACCCCGGCGGCGGCGAGCGCACCCGCGAGCTCGAGCAGACCGGTCTTGTCGCTGACGGAGACGAGCGCACGACGCACGGGGACGACGTCGCGTTCGCGGTAGAGGCTGTGGTCGTGACTGGGACCGCTCATGACTGGGGTGCTCCTTCTGCTGGCGGGCGGGACGCCGTGGAGAGCGCCTCGAGGTCGATGGTTCCGGTGGCGAGGTCGCGGACGGCCTGGACGAGCAGTCGCCGCTCGACGGGCTTGATGCGCTCGTGCAGACGGTGCTCGGTGTCGTCCGGCATGATCGGCACGCGCTCCTGCGAGATGATGGGCCCCGCGTCGACACCGTTGTCGACGACGATGATCGACGCACCCGTCTGCGTGGCGCCGGCGGCGAGCGCGTCGCGGACGCCGTGGGCGCCCGGGAACTCCGGCAGGTACGCGGGGTGGGTGTTGATGATGCGAGGTGAGAGGGCGTCGACGACGACCGGCGGGAGCAGGCGCATGAGCCCGCTGAGCACGAGGACGTCAGGACTCCAGACGCGGATCTGCTCGAGGAGCGCCGCTCCCCACTCCGCTCGGGAGTCGAACGAGGAGTACGGGACGGTGAACGAGGGGATACCGAACTCCTCGGCGTGGGCAAGGCCGTCCGCCTCGCGATCGGCACCGACGGCGACGACCCGGGCGGGGAAGTCCGCGTCGCGTGAAGCTTCGAGGAGGGCGCGGAGATTGGATCCGCCACCGGAGATCAGCACGACGAGTGACAGCACCAGAGCATCCTATCGGTCGCGGGCGTTCCGGACGCTCGGGCGGACCTGCAGCTCCGGGAGGCGGTCCTCCTCGGCCAGATGCGTCGGACCGGCGGCCATGCCGATCACCGCGGCGATCCCGACGGTCAGCGTGGTCCACAGGCCTGTGGCCCACCCGTTCGGACCGACCTCCACGAGGCGGCCCGGGCCGGCGGCGCCCGCCGAGATCGCAGCGAGGACGCCGACGACGACTCCCGCCGTGACGCCGATGCCGAGGCCGACGACGGCCAGTCGTGCGAGGCCGTCCCTCCCGTCGAGGTCGACGAGCAGGCGCCGTCGCAGCACGACCGCCGCGGCGAAGCCGATGACGACCGGGACGACGAGCACCGCGAACCCGAACGGGCTCTCCCCCGTCGGGATGGCGCCGAGCACCGGGACGGCCGGCATGCTGCCCACGAGCGTGCCGATCGGGGACACGGCCGTCCCGCTGCCGATGGCGAACCCGCCGCCGGTGATCCAGCTCATCGCCCAGATGACGAGGTTCGGGAGGTACAACAGCTCGGCGCCGGTCACGATCGCGCCACCCAGGACGCCGTACTGCGCGCTCTCGTGCAGGGAGATGATGGCGCCGTAGCCCGCGGCGATGAGGACGGCCGTCAGGACGGCGGACACCGCGAGCAGCGCGGACGCGGCGAGCGCCCCGCCTCGGAGCGAGGTGACGATCATCGGCCACGCGCCGGCCGGCAGCCGGTCGAGGGTGGCGCGGAGGCCGTCGAGGATCGGGTCGGCCGCATCCTGCTCGCGGAACCGCACCCACAGGGCGGCGACGACGACGCCGAGCGCGAACCGGACGGTCGGGGCGAGTGTGCCCTGGACGATCGACGGCCGGACGGCCGGGTGGAGGGCGGTGAGGGTCACGAGGAACGCCAGGACCGCGAACACGAGCACGGACACGACGACGGCGCCCTGCCACCAGGTGCTGCGGGCGGCGCGCGTCCCCGTGCGCACCCCGAACAGGACCGTGCCGATCGTGAAGGCGAGCGGTGCGAGCGAGACGAGGAAGGGTTCCATCCCGAGCGGTAACCCGAGCTGGGTGACGAGTTCGGTGTCGAGGGTGATGCGCATGCTCGAGCCGTTGCCGAGCGTCCAGATGTCGACCGCCCCGCGCCACAGCGCGGCCGGATCGACCTCGAGCTGGAAGTACAGCGCCCACAGGGCGAGCAGGGGGACGAGTGCGACACCGATGCCGATGGCCACGGCGAGCGTGGCATCGAGGGCGGCGAGGAGGGCGACGGTCAGACGTTTCATGCGCCTCCGACCCTACCCGGCGCGGTGCACCCCGAACGTCAGGCACACGGCGGGTGAGGCCTGGAACGCCGCGACGCGACGCCCGGATCGGGCGCCGCGTCGTGGGTGCTGGTGGTGCGTGCGTCGCTACAGCGAGGCGATGATCTCGCGCATGAGGTCGGCGGTCTCGCTCGGCGTCTTGCCGACCTTGACGCCGGCGGCCTCGAGGGCTTCCTTCTTCGCCTGCGCGGTGCCTGCGGAGCCCGAGACGATGGCGCCGGCGTGGCCCATGGTCTTGCCCTCCGGGGCGGTGAAGCCCGCGACGTAACCGACGACCGGCTTGGTGACGTTCGCCTTGATGAAGTCGGCCGCGCGCTCCTCGGCGTCGCCGCCGATCTCGCCGATCATGACGATCGCCTTGGTCTCGGGGTCGGCCTCGAACGCGGCGAGCGCGTCGATGTGCGTCGTCCCGATGATCGGGTCGCCGCCGATGCCGATCGCGGTCGAGAAGCCGATCTCGCGCAGCTCGTACATCATCTGGTACGTCAGGGTGCCCGACTTCGACACGAGGCCGATGGGTCCCTTGCCCGCGATGTTCGCCGGCGTGATGCCGACGAGCGACTCGCCCGGCGTGATGATGCCGGGGCAGTTCGGGCCGATGATGCGGGTCTTCGAGCCCTTGGACTGGGCGTAGGCCCAGAACTCGGCGGAGTCGCCGACCGGCACGCCCTCGGTGATGATGACGAGCAGCGGGATCTCGGCGTCGATGGCCTCGATGACCGCGTCCTTGGTGAACGCCGGCGGCACGAAGGCGATCGACACGTCCGCGCCGGTCTCGGCGATGGCCTCGGCGACCGTGCCGAACACGGGCAGCTCGACGCCGCCGTCGTGGGTCACGGTGGTGCCGGCCTTGCGGGCGTTGACGCCACCGACGACCTGGGTGCCGGCCTTCAGCATGAGCGCCGTGTGCTTGGTGCCCTCACCGCCAGTGATGCCCTGGACGATGACCTTGGAGTCCTTGTTGAGGAAGATTGACATGCGTGTGCGATCCCTTACTTCGAAGCCAGCTCGGCGGCCTTGTCGGCGCCTTCGTCCATGGTTGCGGCGAGCGTGATGAGCGGGTGGGCGGCTGCGCGGAGGATCTCGCGGCCTTCCTCGACCTTGTTGCCGTCGAGGCGGACCACGAGCGGCTTGGTCGCGGTGTCGCCGAGGATCTCGAGCGCCTTCACGATGCCGTTCGCGACCGCGTCGCACGCGGTGATGCCACCGAACACGTTCACGAACACGCTCCTGACCTGCGCGTCACCGAGGATGACGTCGAGGCCGGCGGCCATGACCTCGGCCGATGCTCCACCGCCGATGTCGAGGAAGTTGGCCGGCTTCACGCCGCCGTGCTGCTCGCCCGCGTAGGCGACGACGTCGAGCGTGGACATGACGAGGCCCGCACCGTTGCCGATGATGCCGACCTCACCGTCGAGCTTGACGTAGTTGAGGTCGTTCTCCTTGGCCTTGAGTTCCAGGGGGTCCTCGGCGGCGGTGTCCTCGAGGGCGGCGTGGTTCGGGTGACGGAACGCGGCGTTCTCGTCGAGCGACACCTTGCCGTCGAGGGCGACGATGCGGCCCTCTTCCGTGAGGACGAGCGGGTTGACCTCGACGAGCGTCGCGTCCTCACCCTTGTAGACGTCGTAGAGCTTCACGAAGACGTCGGAGACCTGGTCGACGAGCTCCTCGGGGAAGTTCGCGGCCTTCGCGATCGCGACCGCCGCAGCCTTGTCGACGCCCGTCAGCGGGTCGACCTCGATGCGCGCGAGCGCCTCGGGCTTCTCGACCGCGAGCTGCTCGATCTCCATGCCACCCTCGACGCTGGTGAGCGACAGGTAGGACCGGTTGGCGCGGTCGAGCAGCACGGAGAAGTAGAACTCCTGCGCGATCCGCGCACCGGCTGCGACCATGACGCGCTTGACGACGTGGCCCTTGATGTCGAGACCGAGGATGGCCTTGGCCGCCTCGTACGCCTCGTCGGGGGTCTTGGCGACCTTGACGCCGCCGGCCTTGCCGCGGCCTCCGACCTTCACCTGAGCCTTGACGACGACGACGCCGCCGAGACGCTCGGCCGCTGCCCGCACCTCGTCCGGGGTGTCGGCGATGATGCCGGCGAGGACCGGAACCTCGTACTGTTCGAACAGGTCTCGTGCCTGATACTCGTAAAGATCCACGTGTCATTCCCATCCGCGCTTCGCGCGTTCTGCTGTGATTGTCGTGGCGATTTTCGGCCGCGCGTTATCTCGGCGGCGAGAGAAAAAGGGCCAGTGACGACTCTACCCCCAGCGCTCGTCCGCAGCCGGACGTTCACCGTGAACGACTAGGGTCGGTTCCATGACCGGGATGGCGGACCTGGCCCGCGAGGGCATCCTCGTCGCCGGTGCGGGCCGCGCCATCCTGTTGCAGATCGCCGATCCGGCGGTCGGCGCCGGGGTGGCGCGTCACAGCGACTTCGACGCGCGTCCCCTCGACCGGCTGCACGCGACACTCACCTTCGTCTACGCGCTCGCGCTCGGGACCCCCGAGGAACAGCGCCTCGTCGCACGTCGCGTGAACCGGGCACATGCGCCGGTCCGGTCGTCGGAGGACGACCCGGCACCCGCCTACTCGGCCTTCGACGCCGACGCACAACTCTGGGTGGCGGCCACGCTGTACGACACCGCGGTCCAGGTGTACGAGCTCGTCTTCGGCCCGCTCGACGACGGATCACGCGAGCGGTTGCACCGTGAGTACGCGATCGTCGGGACGAGCCTGCAGCTCCCCGCCGAGCGGTGGCCGGCCACCCGCGCGGCCTTCGACGAGTACTTCCAGGCACGGCTCGCGGACCTCCACGTGACCCCCGAGGCCCGCGCCGTGTCCGTCCAGCTCTTGACCGCTCGGGCGGCACCTCCCCTGGTGCGCGCACTGCTCCCGCTCGTCCGCCTCGTCACGGCCGGGCTCCTGCCGCCCATGCTCCGAACCGCCTACGGCTTCCGCTGGACCCCGGTCCAGCAGCGCCGGTTCGACCGGAGGTTGCGGGTCGCCAGGCTCGTCTGGCCCCGCTTGCCGAGGTGGGCCAGGGCGGCTCCCTCGACCTGGTACCTCCGGACGATGCGAGCGCGTGAACAGGCCGAGCTGGCCGTCGCCTCCCGCTGACGCAGACTGCTCCACAGGACGCACCCGAACGCGTCGCCTCCACATCCGGCGCCCGGTCGACAACACCGGGTACGGCCGTTTCCCACCATGGGCACATGACAACTCCTGCCCTCCCCCTCCGAACCCGTCTGCCCCGCAGACCCCGCTCCCGATTCCTGCTGGCCGTCCCGATCCTCCTCACGATGCTGCTGACGATCGTGTTCGGCGGCGCGACCGCTGCCTCGGCTCTCGCCGCGACCGGCGCCGCCTACGGCCACCGAGCGGCCTCGGACGGCCGTTGGCTCGGATCCTGGGCGTTCGACGACGGCACGGTCGGGTTCTGCATCAACCTCGACCTCCCGATCCCCCCTGGCCACAGCTACGAATACGTCGACGGGGACTCGCTCGGCTGGTTCACGCCCGAGGACGCCGCTCGCCTCGCCTACCTGTCCCGACACTGGGGAGCGAGCCAGAACGCCGACGAGGCGGCTGCCGGCCAACTCGCCACCTGGATGATCACCGGTATGAACGGCTACACGCCGGCGCAGATCGCCTCTCGGGCCGGCGCGAGCGCCGAGTACGTGCTGGCGCTCGCGCACCGGATGCTGGCCGAGGCGGACGGCCCGGGCGGCGCGAGTCGCGGTGCGAGCGCCGAGCTGTACCTCGACCGAGGCGAGGACGGCTTCGACGTGGTGCGTTCCGAGCTGGCCGTCGATTTCGTCTCGTCCGGGACGACCACCCTGCCGCCGGGGACCCACACCGGGACGATCACGCTCGACGGCGCCACCTTCGAGGACGGCACCTCGGTCAAGACCGTCGGGAACGGTGAAGGCCACCGGATCGTGCCGAGCACCGACTCGGCCGTCGTCTCCTTCTCGGCGACCGTCGGCTACGGCGAACTGCCCTACGGCAACGGCATGACCATCGCCCGCAGCGCCGACCACGTGCAGAGCGTCCTCGTCGCTCGTCCGATCACCGTCACCGCCGAGGCGAGCGCGGACCGCGAGCGGACCACGCCCCTGCCGTTCCAGCCGGTCGTCGTCACGACCACCTCGCACGCCACCGCCGCACCCGGAACCGAGATCGTCGACCACCTGTCGGTCGGGATCGCGACGGACGCAGGGCTCTCCTCGGAGTGGGGCGTCTTCGGTCCGGAGGGTGGGCCCTACGCGCCCATCCCGGTGACCGTCCGGAGCCAGCTGCTCGGGCCGTTCGGCGAGCAGCCGGTCGAAGCACCCGAGGCGCCGCTCGGCGCTCCCCTCGTCTGCGAGGTGGAGACCGTCGTCGACGCGGGCCCCGGCGACTACACCACGCCGTCCTGCATCGTCCCCGAGGACGGCTACTACGTCTGGGTCGAACGGATCGAACCGACCGACACGGCTCCGGAGCAGGGTGGCGCCATGATCCGCCCCTGGCGGTCGGCGTTCGGTGTCGCCGCCGAGACCACGCGGGTCGTCTCACCGCCCGTCTCGGAGATCACCGAGCACCGTCTCGCCGAGACCGGCACCGACCACCGGTCGCTCATCCTCGCCGCGACGGTGGCCACGCTCGCCCTCGGCCTCGGCGGCGCGCTCGTCGCACTCCGGCGCCGTTCGACGCCGGCCCGGACCGCCGGTGACGTCAGCGGACGTCGAGGAGCGGCGCGAGCTGAGCGCGGTCGACGTCCAGCCACGGTGCAGCCGGGTTCACGATGATCCCGGTGATGCCTTCGTCGCTGCGGAGCGCTGCTGCGAGTTCCGCGGCCGTGACGGGGTACGCGTCGTCGCCTCGTCCGAGCGCCGCGATCTCGATCGGCGCGGTGAAGACCTCGAGGAGCCGGCGGTCGCCGAGCCGGGTCTCGGCGATGCCGATCGTCTTGCGGTTGCCGTCCTCGTCGACCTCCGCTCGTCCGGCGACGAAGCCGCCGTGCGCGGCGAGCGCCGCGACCAGTCGCTGGAGGGCGTCGGCGTCGCGAGGCTGGGCGAGTGCCTGCTTCGCCGGGTCGTTGTTGCGGCCGTCCCCGAACAGGCGCACGATGAGCGTCTTCGGGACGACGGCGCTCGCCTTGCCGTCGGCCGGGTTCAGGACGATCCCGGCGTACCCTTCGCCGGACGCCTGACGCAGCGCCCACACCGCGTCCACCGCGACCCCGGTCACGGGCCCGTCTGCCGTCCGCGTCTTCTCGAGCTCACGAGCAGAGGTGAAGGCGAGGAGGTACACGGCGCCCTCGGCGTCGCGGTGGACACCGAGGGGGACACGGCCCGCGGCCTTGTCCTCCTCCGAGACACCGTCGAGGCTCGTGGAGAGCAGCAGCTTGCCCTGGATGCTCTGCCGCAGCACGTGCATCATGGCGCGCTCGTCGCCACCCTCCGCCAAGGCGGTGAGCGCCTGGGCCAGGTCCACGTTCGTGTCCGGTTCGCCGGCGGGAGCCGTCGGAGCGGGGGCCGCGGCCGGAGTGGACGGCACCGACACGGGGGCCTCCGGGGTCCGAGCGGCGGAGTTGACCGTCGTCACCGAGATGGAGACGTGCGGAACAGCTTCCGGGGCCGCGGCTTCGGGAGCCGCCTCGGCCTCAGGAGCCGAGGTCTCGGCTTCCGCAGCTGCGGATCGGGCATCGGACGCGTTGCGCTTGGAGAACAGACCCATGGTGCATCAGCCTAGAGGCTCCATCCCGCCCGGGGAACCCGAACGGGAGGGAGGACGGAGGGCACCGCCGTGCTCACTCCACCTTCTCGATGGGGGCGATCTTGATCAGCAGCTTCTTCGCCCCGGCCGACTCGAACTGTACGTGGGCGATGCGCTTCGCGCCCTCCCCCGTGACCGCGTTCACGCGCCCCACGCCGAAGTCCGCGTGGGAGATCCGGTCGCCGGGGGCGAGTTCGAGGTCGCCGTTGTCGCGGACCTTCGCCGTGATGCGGTTCGCCCAGGCCGTCTCCGGCTTGCTCGACCCGCCGGAGAACCGGGTGTCGCCGGCGGACGCCCCCTCGGGCAGGGACCGGACCGACCAGCGGTCGCTCGACGGGGCGCGGCGCGCATTGAGCGCGCGCGACTGCGTTCCACCGCGGCCGTTGACGTTGCCTGGCGACTGCCGCCACTCGATGAGGTCGGCCGGGATCTCCTGGAGGTAGCGACTGGGCATCGCGACGGCGGTCTCGCCGTATTGGGCCCTGGTCATCGCGAGCGACAGGTAGAGACGCTTCCTGGCGCGGGTGATGCCGACGTAGAACAGACGACGCTCCTCCGCCGGGCCGCCGGGTTCACTCGCCGACATCCGGTGCGGGAGCAGGTCCTCCTCGATGCCGGTCAGGAAGACCGCGTCGTACTCCAACCCCTTCGCCGTGTGGAGCGTCATGAGGGAGACGCTTCCGGTCGCGTCGTCGAGGTCGTCGGCGGCGGCGACGAGCGAGACCTCGGTGAGGAAGTCCACGATGCCGCCGTCCGGGTTGTTCTTCGCGAACTCCTTGGTGACGGCGACGAGCTCGTCGACGTTCTCGGCACGTGCCTCGTCCTGCGGATCGCGGCTGTTGCGCAGGGAGTCGAGGTAGCCGCTCTTCGTCATGAGGAGGGCCAGGACGTCACCGACGGCGGTCGCCGACGCGGTGGGGCGGTCGGCCGCCGCGGCGTCGTCGAGCGCGGCCTGCGCCTCGTCGAGCAGCGCGGACAGCTGCAGGATCGCGCTCGTGACCTTCGGGCCGAGCCCGAGCGCGTCGGCGCGCCGCATCGCCTCGCGGAAGGTGACGCCGTTGTTCTCGGCGAAGCTCGCGAGCGCAGTCTCCGTCGCCGGACCGATGCCGCGCTTCGGGGTGTTGAGGATGCGCCGCAGCGCCATGATGTCGGCGGGGTTCGCGACGGAGACGAGGTACGCCAGTGCGTCCTTGATCTCCGCTCGTTCGTAGAACTTGGTGCCACCCATGATCCGGTAGGGCAGCGCCGCCCGGATGAAGATCTCCTCGAGCGCACGGGTCTGGGCGTTGGTGCGGTAGAAGACCGCGATGTCGCTGTAGGCCGTGCCGCCGTTCCGGAGCCTCTCGATCTCGTCGGCGATGAACTGCGCCTCGTCGTGCCCGGAGTAGCCGGTGAACCCGACGATCTTCTCGCCGTCGCCCACGGCCGTCCACAGCTTCTTGTCCTTGCGGTCGAAGTTGTTGGAGATGACCGCGTTCGCCGCCGAGAGGATGTTCTGGGTGGAGCGGTAGTTCTGCTCGAGGAGGACGACCTTCGCTCCCGGGAAGTCCCGCTCGAACTCGGTGATGTTCCGGATGTCCGCGCCACGGAACGCGTAGATGGACTGGTCCGAGTCGCCGACGACCGTGAGCGAGGCGCCGTCCGCCTGCGCGATGGCCAGGTGGTCCGAGCCGGCGGCGGGTGCACGGGTGAGTTCGCGGATGAGCGAGTACTGGGCGTGGTTCGTGTCCTGGTACTCGTCGACGAGGATGTGCCGGAACCGCTGCTGGTACTGCGCGGCGACGTGCGGGAACGCTCGGAACAGGAAGACGGTCTGGCTGATGAGGTCGTCGAAGTCGAAGGCGTTCGCGTCGGCGAGCGCCCGGGTGTACTTGCGGAAGATCTGCAGGAACACGAGTTCCTGCGGATCGTTCGTGTTGATCGTGCGCGAGTACGACTCGACGTCGGAGAGCTCGTTCTTCAGCTTCGAGATCTTGGCCGAGGTGTTCGACGGTGTGAACCCGTAGGCGTCGGCCTCGAGCTCCTTGATGATGCGCTTCAGCAGAGCGCGCTGGTCGCCGCTGTCGTAGATCGTGAAGTTCTTCGTGAACCCGAAGTGTTCCGCCTCCCGACGGAGGATGCGGACGCAGGCGGAGTGGAAGGTCGAGATCCACATCCCCTGGGCGGCCTGGCCGACGAGCGCCTCGACGCGCTCACGCATCTCGGCTGCGGCCTTGTTCGTGAAGGTGATGGCGAGGATCTGGCTGGGCCAGGCCTCGCGCTGCTCCAGCAGCAGGGCGATCCGTCGCGTGAGCACGCTCGTCTTGCCAGAGCCGGCGCCCGCGACGATGAGCAGCGCCTGCCCCCGGTACTCGACGGCGATCCGCTGCTGCGGATTGAGTCCGTCGAGGAGACGACTCCCGGCGGCATGCTCGTCTGAGGGCGTCCCGGGGATGGACGCTGTGGGCCAGTCGACGATCACCGGTTGGACGGCGTCGGCGTTCGAAGAAGGAGTGCTCGCCATATCGCCTGCAAGTCTAGGCGCTGCCTCCGACATCGGCCCGCCCCGGACGCCGGGGCGTCAGTGCTCCCGCCGAGCAGGGAGGGCCGAGCGGGCGGCCGCACCGAGGTCGGCGTGGTCGACGAAGACCCCGTCGACGCCCGTCGAGAGCACCAGGGCGAACTCCGCCCGCCAGTCGCCGAAGGCGGCCGGGTCCTCCCCCGAGCGGAACGGCGGCGCGAGGAAGCGGTTCTCCGGTCGGAGCGTCCAGGTGTAGACCCGGAGGCCGGCCGCGTGTGCGCGCTGCACGAGATCGGTCGGGCAGGGGCCGCCGGCCGCGTCCAGATCGATCAGCAGTGCCTTGTCGACGCTGATGGCGTCGACCTCGCCCGCGAGCGTCGCGAGCCCGGCGTCGGTCATGGCGTCGGCGTACGTGGGAGCGGCCTCCCCCAGTCGCGCCACCAGATCGCTCGGCCTGCCGGACCGTTCGAGGAGGTAGACGAACTCCGCTCGCACGTCACGCCGCTGCACGGCCGTGAGCACGGACTGCTCGAACGATTCGACGATGAGCGGTTCGGCGGCGGCGTCCGCGCCGAAGCCGGTCATGGCGAGGGCGTCGGCGAGCAACCGGTCGAGTGGCAGCCCGACGGACGCGAAATGGGTCGCGTGCTTCACCTCAGCAACGATCCCGAGCGGGCGCCCGTGCTCTCGGGCGGCGTCGCGGACGATGGCGACGAGATCGGTGAACCGGAGGATGGGCGACGTCCCGTCGTGGTCGGCACTGCCAGGACGCAGCGCGGGGATGCGCTCCCGGGCGGTCAGCGTCGACAGTTCGGCCCAGGTGAAGTCCTCCGTGAACCACCCGGTCAGCTGATCGCCGTCGATGGTCTTCGTGGTCCGCCGATCGGCGAAGTCCGGCCTCGAAGCGACGTCCGTCGTCCCCGAGATCTCGTTCTCGTGGCGCACCACGAGCACGCCGTCCTTCGACGCGACGAGGTCGGGTTCGACGGCGTCGGCGCCCAGGGCGAAGGCGAGTCGGTAGGACGCCTCGGTGTGCTCCGGGCGATACCCCGGCGCTCCACGGTGTCCGATCACGAGCGGGCTGGGCAAGGAGTCGATGCGCACGCGATCAGCCTAGGGCGAGGATCAGGCGGCCTGGCCGGGTGCCGGCTGTCAGCTGGCGGCGAACATCCGTCGGCGTCCAGACCTTTCCAGGCCCGATCCGGCTGTTTCAAAGGGAACTCGGATACTCTGGGTGCCAGCAGCGCCGCTTGGCGCGACACAGCCTCCACGACTGAGAGTAGGAATCAGCCATGGCCCTCGACAATCCCGCGTTCTCGAAGAACCCGGCATTCGCGAAGCAGGGAGGCGGGACGCTGCAGGCAGCTCAAGCAGCGAACCCCTCGCTGACCGCCGAACAGCTCCAGAAGATGTACGAACAGCCCACCGCACCGGCGGGCGTCGGCACCGCCGACCGCATGACGATCGAGAACACGCTCGTCAAGACCCTCGGCTCGTTCGCCGTCCTCGTCGTGTTCGCCGTCATCTCCTGGATGTGGACGACCTCGCTCCTTCAGGCAGGCAGCGGCTACGCCCTCCCCATGATCATCGGCATGATCGGCGGCCTCGGCCTCGGTCTCGTCAACTCCTTCAAGAAGGAGCCGGTCCCCGCGCTCATCCTCGGGTACGCGGTCTTCCAGGGACTCTTCGTCGGTGGCA is part of the Plantibacter sp. Leaf314 genome and encodes:
- a CDS encoding DUF6350 family protein translates to MKRLTVALLAALDATLAVAIGIGVALVPLLALWALYFQLEVDPAALWRGAVDIWTLGNGSSMRITLDTELVTQLGLPLGMEPFLVSLAPLAFTIGTVLFGVRTGTRAARSTWWQGAVVVSVLVFAVLAFLVTLTALHPAVRPSIVQGTLAPTVRFALGVVVAALWVRFREQDAADPILDGLRATLDRLPAGAWPMIVTSLRGGALAASALLAVSAVLTAVLIAAGYGAIISLHESAQYGVLGGAIVTGAELLYLPNLVIWAMSWITGGGFAIGSGTAVSPIGTLVGSMPAVPVLGAIPTGESPFGFAVLVVPVVIGFAAAVVLRRRLLVDLDGRDGLARLAVVGLGIGVTAGVVVGVLAAISAGAAGPGRLVEVGPNGWATGLWTTLTVGIAAVIGMAAGPTHLAEEDRLPELQVRPSVRNARDR
- the sucC gene encoding ADP-forming succinate--CoA ligase subunit beta — encoded protein: MDLYEYQARDLFEQYEVPVLAGIIADTPDEVRAAAERLGGVVVVKAQVKVGGRGKAGGVKVAKTPDEAYEAAKAILGLDIKGHVVKRVMVAAGARIAQEFYFSVLLDRANRSYLSLTSVEGGMEIEQLAVEKPEALARIEVDPLTGVDKAAAVAIAKAANFPEELVDQVSDVFVKLYDVYKGEDATLVEVNPLVLTEEGRIVALDGKVSLDENAAFRHPNHAALEDTAAEDPLELKAKENDLNYVKLDGEVGIIGNGAGLVMSTLDVVAYAGEQHGGVKPANFLDIGGGASAEVMAAGLDVILGDAQVRSVFVNVFGGITACDAVANGIVKALEILGDTATKPLVVRLDGNKVEEGREILRAAAHPLITLAATMDEGADKAAELASK
- the purH gene encoding bifunctional phosphoribosylaminoimidazolecarboxamide formyltransferase/IMP cyclohydrolase, whose product is MSGPSHDHSLYRERDVVPVRRALVSVSDKTGLLELAGALAAAGVEIVSTGSTAATIRSAGHEVTDVSDVTGFPESLDGRVKTLHPSVHAGLLADLRLESHEAQLAELGIEAFQLVVVNLYPFVETVASGAVGDDVVEQIDIGGPAMVRASAKNHANVAIVVSPERYGLIVDAVGAGGTTLAQRRSLAAEAFEHTASYDAAVSAWFASTGTTEGEAFPSTLTVTGRRETVLRYGENSHQAAALYVRPGGAGIAQATQLHGKEMSYNNYVDADAAVRAAYDFANPAVAIIKHANPCGIAFANPKAPDPIASAHRRAHECDPVSAFGGVIAANRVVTLGMAETVKEIFTEVLVAPGFEDAALEVLKTKKNLRLLQLPDGFTREAHEVRQISGGLLYQDADRFADDPQDTAKGWTLVTGEPADDDTLLDLIFAWKACRSVKSNGILLAKGSASVGVGMGQVNRVDSCHLAVSRAGDRAAGSVAASDAFFPFADGLQVLLDAGVRAVVQPGGSVRDEEVIAAAQAAGVTMYFTGERHFFH
- the sucD gene encoding succinate--CoA ligase subunit alpha, which translates into the protein MSIFLNKDSKVIVQGITGGEGTKHTALMLKAGTQVVGGVNARKAGTTVTHDGGVELPVFGTVAEAIAETGADVSIAFVPPAFTKDAVIEAIDAEIPLLVIITEGVPVGDSAEFWAYAQSKGSKTRIIGPNCPGIITPGESLVGITPANIAGKGPIGLVSKSGTLTYQMMYELREIGFSTAIGIGGDPIIGTTHIDALAAFEADPETKAIVMIGEIGGDAEERAADFIKANVTKPVVGYVAGFTAPEGKTMGHAGAIVSGSAGTAQAKKEALEAAGVKVGKTPSETADLMREIIASL
- the purN gene encoding phosphoribosylglycinamide formyltransferase, with amino-acid sequence MLSLVVLISGGGSNLRALLEASRDADFPARVVAVGADREADGLAHAEEFGIPSFTVPYSSFDSRAEWGAALLEQIRVWSPDVLVLSGLMRLLPPVVVDALSPRIINTHPAYLPEFPGAHGVRDALAAGATQTGASIIVVDNGVDAGPIISQERVPIMPDDTEHRLHERIKPVERRLLVQAVRDLATGTIDLEALSTASRPPAEGAPQS